The genomic window TTGGTTGTCATAAGCCCTGCACAGATAACAATCGCGTACTCGCCAAGTTGAGCAGCACTCTCTACTGTCGTGTTTTGATGACGCCTTCATTGGGACTTTCCGGATACGTCACTCGGGGCTTCCGAGTATATTAGATCGCCCTACCTCTGTGTTCATGTCGGTAAGACACCGCAAACGACGCTGCGTTGCACTGAAGTACACTCCAAAAGACACCATGAAAACGCCAAAGGGCCCCCAACAGCGCCAAGAGCTTTGAATACTGAGACGGCGTTGTGTGGAGCGACGGACCGACCGAGAGGCGGAATGTCAACAACGCGGCCCCTCCTCGGGATGAGACGAGTCACCGAGCTAACGTGCCCTGAGCAGCCGACCAGCAGGCTCCCCGCGTCCGCCGCGAGGCAGCAGCAGGAGGCCTCCCCGACCGTGGACGAGTTTACCGTCTTAGAGGATAAAGAAGAAGAGCTGAAATGTGCCAAGCCTCGAGTGGAGCAGGTTTTTAAAGTGACGTTCACCATCATCGGTCTGTTGGACCACACGGGACAGCAGCACGGGAGCAAAACATCCCGGCAGATATGGCTGCAGCtcagaggaaacagagaggacGTGTCCAAAGCAAAGGTGAGGGACccctaacacacacattgtattttCTGTACCAGCAGCTCAATGTGACGCACAGTtgagtgttttttctgttgttttaataaCGAGCTCAGACCAAAAAATAAGCACCGCCAGGCAGGGCAGGCTGTAACTTGAACAGGTGTATATATCAGTGTCCCGTGATTAGCAGCGGTTTCATCACAGACATATTGAACTCTTATAACCCCAGAGCTCAGAGATGATATAATACAGACATTAGACATATATCAGAcacttttattgtgtttttttttgttcctagTGCACAACAGGTCAAAGAGATAACTACTTAAGTTGTGCCATCAATGAATGTCAGGACAAACCATGGTTCCCCTTAGACATAACACCCACCTTTTAATTTAGTAAGgcaaaaatgtatgtgaaaGTAAGAGTGGTCATAACGTTACCATAACATCATCATATCACTGATATTGAGAAAAGGCCGGCTTCAAAATGTCATGACATTTTGTCAGCTTGTAGGTGGAAAACAAGTCAGCAAAAGATGCCCATGAATTCAGGCACACCTGTATGAAGTAGCCAGGTCACCTATGTTGTAAGTAGTCAGTGGCTGttgtacatttaaatgaagacaGGTGTTCAcattctgctgtttgtttgttgtcagACTTGCCACGTCATATTGTTTCATATTCATGTGTAAAGCCTGCGAAACCAAAATACTTCAATTCATGAATAAAAGTATGTGATCAGGGGAGGAAAGTTCAAAATCTACAAGCACAAGATaagatatttctttattagtcccacaatggagACATTTGCTTTCAAGTCTTAATCATGAGTAAACaggaaacgcaaaaaaacaacaacgacCGAGTGACATCGGCAGAATCATTTTCAATTATTACACGGCTGATTTGAAATTAAACAATGCATTACATAGTATGAAGTATTCAGTCTCTGCCCTGTCATTTCAATTGTCAGTCACCATGTATTGTGACTGTGCTGTCATTGCAATGACACGGTTGACATAGATAGTGTAATGTGCTAGCATCACAAGCcctcactacacacacacacacacacacacacacacacacacacagaaacccaCTTCACAGCATTGTGGGTCCTAGCTGGGGATGTTTCAGTTGATGCTGATTTGTTATAGAACTGTATCTGAATTATTGTAGATACCATATAGAGATGAACTTGTGATTACAACAGTCTTCTGTCATGTCATGTGTAACGCTGTGttcctttatgtgtgtgtatgtgtgtgtgaatcattACACATAAATAACCCAGTCATCAAATTGATCTGAAATTGCAGAGCAGTGCGGTCACACTCCTAGATAAGCAATGCTCAGTGTGACTGTAccgccatcatcatcatcatcatcatcatcattatcatctctCGCACAAATCAACTCCAAACACACCCTTCAATTTAAAAGTCATCTGGGCCTGAGATGCAgttatattatagtttaatGCCAAACATCTGACAGCATCTGGagaatgttgtttgttttttttttccatcctgtgtgtgtgatttcccATACGAGAGAGAATATTTCACACTTCTGCATCTTGTGTCACGGGCCTTCTCTCTAACCAGCTGTTCTAAGCTCTGCCAGTCAACCGAGAACCCGATGTGGAAATGGTAATTTTTACCGTCAAGTACTGCCCGTTCATAAGAGTCATAAAGTCCTTCCTGTGGGGCCTGCAGGAGTAATCACTGTACAGCCACTTTAAGTTATACTGGAGATTACTGTAATTTGGGGAATCACTGCTATTGTTCCCATGACAACCTTTATTGCAATGTAGTTTCAAAAGTTTACTTTGCTCAGTTTCTTGCAGCATCGGTGCGTTCACAGAGTAGCTGTTTGCTCCACTTGCAGactacatttttgtttcattctaAATATCAGCAAATCTTTGGTTCTTAAACCTGGATATGTCATCTTTTTCCTCGCTTCATAGCTGTGTTTGACCAATCAGGAcagagctgcaacaaggttCTCAGGCTCTCTGAGTctagcctctcaaatgtgaacatgttctggtttctttgagtcttctgtgacagtaaactgagtatCCTCTGAGGCGTGGATTGTAAAGTActgttgatgatgtcattttgggCTTCAGGAAACGGCAGTTGActttttacagaccaaacaactCAATGTATTCATAGAGGATAACTAAAggaatcattagctgcagcacTGAAACAGACGGCGAGTTGCATAAATGATGCCTTCAGGTCTCAGAGGCCGTCACGGTTACATGGAAAGTATGTTGTCAGgttagtttttgtcttgtcagtcACGTCGCTAAATGTTCATGTTGATAACAAAGATGATGATTTCTTATAGGGCTGGGTGCCTGTACTTGATGCCTTTTTAATGTGTCAGTATTCGataccttttaaggtatcgactcaaataaattgataccaagtagtatcgagacgtctcccgtcaaacgatacctgcaatccatcctttttgcacccagagctagctttgtatggacttgctcacagccaatccaCACAAGCGTACTTTGacttaatgcgacatgtgattggcccactgtcACCGcagctgtctgtggtggtgaagtcgcaatttaatgcttcttttCACATGATTGGTATCAAATGAGATACTccattggtatcagtatcactttaagggtacttggattgatACCCGGCCCTAATTCCTTACATTGATTggctgtttttatgtatttagcAATAAATGCTGAAAATTGTACagtaaactgaaataaaacattttaaataatgaagGATTCATTTTGAGCTGTTGAGAtcgattttttaaaaatatgtttactgGTCTTGAAAGATGGTGGAAAATGAGTTTGGATTGCGTAAAGCTGTAAACACCTACATTACAGAAACAAACCCTCCTTTCTAATGTGCCAGTGTGCActtagtttcagttttatttgtccaggtttTGATTTCTCTGTTTCACAGTATTCCCATATGATTGTGGTGAGTCAGATTGTATTTGTGGtgcttaaaacattttaagaattGCCATTTAAAAACTTCAACAGCAGCATTTCTGACAGTAAAACAGTGTCTCTGTTGCTGGggataaaccacacacacacacacacacacacacacacacacacacaggacacagcCAGTAAAGAACAGGATTTCTAAATTggggacattttttaaagacgCTGGTTTAGTCCTTGCTGTAGGTTTATTCTGTGGGGCAGCGCGGCTGGGACTCAACCTGTGATCACGCTGAGCTTTCGGTTAGTAATTTGTCCTCATGAATATGCATCAAGTGAgtcaacaaatgtttaaataccTGCTGAGTAGCTTTAAGAATTTGGCACACATCATCCTTAGCTTATATTCTATTTTGAAGTTGTATTTTGAATTATTAAACCCAAACTACCAGCAGCTGGGAGCAACTATCTCACGGAGCTACTATAACCCCCAGGTTATTTTAttggttgttttcattttcaaaaagcCACACCTAGATATTTGAGAGCAGGTTCTCTTTCAACACCGACATCCTTTCTgtttctccccccccctccgCTCCCCTCCACTCTACTGCGTCACCgttgagtcattttttacattctCAGTACTGACTCCTTTTTACACATACGGAGATGTGAGAAATCTGTAAGGAAGTTACTGAACCCACCTGCAGCTGATTCATCCAAACATTTCCCACACCAGGAGATTCCCTGAATCAATGACCGTGTTTAGTTTCAGCACGTGTCCGCTCTGCTGCGCTGTAGTGAGGTGTGGGGGcgtatgtttgtgtgcttcTGAACTAACACATCACATACAAGCACTTTTGGaactaagaaagaaaagaaaaagaaaaaaaagtgtggatTTAATTTAGCTTGATGTGCTCCATGCTGAATTTTTGCAGAAATGAATGTAGTTTTGACCAGATCATGTTTTTTATCTACGGTGTACATTAACAGAGCTGTGAATGCATTCATActtgttttttcattgtattaATGACATCATTGTTCACTAATATGCTATTATTTTGTTGTCCTTGTCATGCAGGAGTATGTGAGGGGGCTGTGTGACCCAGAGCTCCAGAAAGAAGAGTGGTACCCAGTGGACATGCACTGTATCTTTGCCGGCGCCTGGGGCCTCTTCCTGGACAGACTCATACGAGACACGAGCGCTGAGGTCCTGGTGCCTGAGCCGGGACGCCTGCGGCTGTTGGGCCGGGCTGAGCCCGTAGTGATGGCCCAGAGCAGAGTCCAGCAGTTTGTAGCACTATTCCAGGTAGGGGTCAATCACACACAGTCCTATTGGAGCTTTGTGGTAAAATGGTGGAAGGACACACAACCATAGAAATAAGTTTAgaagtgtctgtctgtctgtgtattgAGAATCTGAAAATCACATTTCTTTTGAAATCTGCAAGTCTAGTAGTTAAGGTAGAGTTTACAGCAGCTTTCTGTATTGTAAAGCATGATGCTTTGTGTTAATGTACACTGAAATCTATCTCTgcgtgtctatatgtgtgtccAGGAGAAGCGAAGTCTACCAAGTGACAGAGAGCCAGCAGTGAAACGAGCATTCAAGTCCTTTGTGGAGGAAAGAGATGATAAGTACACTATGGAGCTTCTACTGCTGCCCAGTGCCCTGAAAGAAGAGTTACTAGGACTGGCTCACAGCCCCACCAGCACAAACACATCCTCTCCGGTGagttcatacatttatttgaatgtggTTTATTATAGTACAGCTTAACCACAGTGTCCAGCAAAAACTATGAAGCTCTTAGAGTGCCTTTGGATAAAGTGAGTTTAAGAAAGTGGTTGAAAGTAAATGCTGATTGTATGATTTTCTTTTGCCGATTATTAGATTTTAAGAGATAAGGTGGGTAAAATGCGCGCTTACTCGAAACTTCGGAAATGTATTTGCTGCAACAAAAGCTCAACCAAATAGCTACAATTTTAGAATGCGTGTTTGTGGTTAAAGGACGAGTGTGTAAAACTCAGTGGAATCTAGCAGCGAGGTTGCAGATTGTAACCAAACCCTAACCTCATAGAGAACTCATGGTGACTGCgaaactcatgaaaaacacaaaaggctctctagagtcagtggggctttttttttgtccgtTCTGAGCTaccgtagaaacatggcaggccccgtggaagaggacccactccttatgtagatataaaaagGCTCAATCTAACGAACAATATACACATTAACCACTTCAATCTCAGGTCATTAAATATTGACATAACAAATGAGAGCTTCAAAGGTTTTGACTACAGTGATCAATGAAGCCCTGTCGCAGAAATGTGTGATCTTATAACGGATATtgtcaagcttttttttaaattttgaaagTAGTAGTGAAGTAAGTAGAAGAGAAAACCTAGCCTTTCCTGTTACTATACTCTGGTTCTTGTAAGGAGAACCATGTAGTGTGTGTGCAGGAAAGTCCATAATGAATCCTGGACACAAGCGTTCATGTTAGATGGGAACTTTTTACTGCACTTTCTAAACCCGAGGTGATTACCATTACCGTCGTGTTTCCTCTCGCAGGCTCAACCCAACCAGACGCTGCACCCCAGCATGGCCGAGGTCGACCAAGACCGCTCGCAGAGCAGCACCCCCGTGACCGAGCTCTCCAACCGCATCCTGGACACTAGCTTCGAGGAGAGAGGGAGCGGCGGGGCGGCGTGCGTCGGAGGCGCCGGCAAAGCGGCACCGGGAGGAGGGATCGGCCTGGGCCCCGAAGCCGTCCTGCTGAACGGCACCCGGCCCTCGCACAAGCGGCGCTCGTCCGAGAGCGAGACTCGGGACACAAAGAGACAGTACTCTCTGGAGCGGAGGGACGAGTCGCcggagagagcgagggagagggagcgacagagggacagagaagGCAGGGGGGGAAGTAGCAGCTTTAGATCCAAAACTCCCTCCGCTTCGTCatccctctgctcctcctcctcctcctcctcctcctcttcctcctcagctaAAGCAAACACAGTGGGTCCCATCATGCTGGACTCCAGTGAGGTCGCAGACGACGGGGAGGCAGTCAGCCCAGAAACCAACCTCCGCTGCTTAGTCAATTTCTTCAGGTGAAAGTCATCATAGTTTGTAACGTTTGCATAGGTTTCAATTCATAGATTAGTGATCTTAGGAAATACTTGTTCCCTGAAACGTTATCAGTTCCTCTTATCATTAGTCAAGAGGAACAAAGGGGAGTGCGATTTTGCATTTCAATCTCGTATCAAAGGTTTTGCGTCTTGCATATGATTCATTAACACTGTCGTAGCTTTTTTGTGAGTGCAAAATAAAACggaggaaactttttttttttttttttcattctcagaACTATGGGTTACCAGCAGGAAGTGGTGGAGCGTGTCGTCAAGGagacaggacagacagaagATACCTTCCTCCTTCTGGAAAAGATCGTGGAGGAATCAAAGCGTTGCAAAGAGGGCtcaaaaagaggggaaaaagaaagactATTGAACTCTGTGCAGTCCCCGgacactccctcctcctcctcctcctcctcttcctcctcctcttctacgATCGTCTCTCGTTTCAGAGAGAAGGAGCGAGAGCTGAACAGAGCCTTGGTAGACCCAGGCAGGTCAAAAGAGAACATTAAGCCCAACCATTACGGAGGCAGCAGTAACGGACTGGGGCACCGGAGGCAGTGCAGCGGCAGCGAGACCAGCACTCAGCAGGTACCATCCATCTCAGACTCAAGACTGTAACCTCTTAGTTtagacgttttttttttttttttgtatttttagattaATGCATCTTTTCCTTTTGATCAAACATAAAACCAAATCTAATGCACCATGAGCTGAGGTGAAAAGTTCCTGTCATAAGTCCCTTTTTCAAATCTCCAGCTACCTGTTAATGCTTTGAAATGATAGATGATGAACTCTAGATGCAGAGtgacttatttttctttacattacacattttacatGACATTGAACTTACTTATGGCTGGCCAACGGCTAGAATTTCTATAAAGACATTACTTTCTTGTTGTTGTACATTATTATCTATTAACATACCCATTCAACTGTCAATTTG from Scomber scombrus chromosome 6, fScoSco1.1, whole genome shotgun sequence includes these protein-coding regions:
- the n4bp1 gene encoding NEDD4-binding protein 1, which codes for MSTTRPLLGMRRVTELTCPEQPTSRLPASAARQQQEASPTVDEFTVLEDKEEELKCAKPRVEQVFKVTFTIIGLLDHTGQQHGSKTSRQIWLQLRGNREDVSKAKEYVRGLCDPELQKEEWYPVDMHCIFAGAWGLFLDRLIRDTSAEVLVPEPGRLRLLGRAEPVVMAQSRVQQFVALFQEKRSLPSDREPAVKRAFKSFVEERDDKYTMELLLLPSALKEELLGLAHSPTSTNTSSPAQPNQTLHPSMAEVDQDRSQSSTPVTELSNRILDTSFEERGSGGAACVGGAGKAAPGGGIGLGPEAVLLNGTRPSHKRRSSESETRDTKRQYSLERRDESPERARERERQRDREGRGGSSSFRSKTPSASSSLCSSSSSSSSSSSSAKANTVGPIMLDSSEVADDGEAVSPETNLRCLVNFFRTMGYQQEVVERVVKETGQTEDTFLLLEKIVEESKRCKEGSKRGEKERLLNSVQSPDTPSSSSSSSSSSSSTIVSRFREKERELNRALVDPGRSKENIKPNHYGGSSNGLGHRRQCSGSETSTQQAITIRRSSSAQGGAGNYEVITIDDDNVTPTDTKADSRTSRMMTAAHLDTQSGSRTDYLARGGGGVSQRDYLSRGGTQTLGGSVKVETVTALRSTPQWLTATTTSLASTPSSAQTVNRPSASHYQTIGHMGFHGGGARYPPANDPQAPPVTGLARFHQSLKTPYNLKLPNEPGRPELRHIIIDGSNVAMAHGLHRFFSCRGIALAVETFWRRGHREITVFVPQWRQKRDRLTTEQHFLNQLEDLRLLSFTPSREVCGQRISSHDDRFLLHLAEKTDGIIVTNDNLRDFVNTSDTWRRIIQERLLQFTFVEDHFMIPDDPLGKNGPHLDIFLRKDYRRAPASPPPMRPPDIRPSSQQQQQPVYVQAVLSAPRTPASTPQPPASLMPHSTAHWPHSGPPEWHPPRRSPSPSPSPPPQRSPGETSELKRKLYDIFPDQKQRIDRILSDNPYMRDLNALSGLLLG